The following coding sequences lie in one Kamptonema formosum PCC 6407 genomic window:
- a CDS encoding GAF domain-containing hybrid sensor histidine kinase/response regulator, with amino-acid sequence MLTIFEEFFSSGQFIPHGNSYLWQPQLLWLHILSNLSIAIAYFSILAMLIYFVYKRRDVPFLRIFILVGVFTLLSGTGHLLEILTLWHPLYWLSVVEQAMTGLVFCYTVAQMVTLLPKFFALRNSEQLETINQELEHEIAERQKAEEALKSIVAATASVTGEKFFSALTQYLAKALDVRYAFVAEIVSKESQKLKALAFWNGNNIEDNFEYILSDTPCELAIEQASLQYFPERVQELFPKAIDLKKMEAICYLGVPLLSAKGEVIGILCINSDRPLVNEESAKAIMRVFAGRATAELQRQRAESAKNRAYEDLENRVQERTAELVETNAILETEIREKVVAESALRKSDIRLRKQQDGLLKLAKKQSIYEGNIQGALREITEVAARTLSVERASVWFYSEGKSEIYCADLYEVTPNRHSQGTKLSATDYPNYFQGLETDRVIVANDAHTHPRTQEFSELYLTPLSIASMLDTPINFKGQSVGVICLEQVGTARNWAIEEQNFSSYLAYMTSLAMESRDRKRAELALRETAEREKAIAFMMQRIRQTLEIDKIFSAATSELRQAIDCDRVGVYRFNPDWSGNFVAESVASGWKVLLDSPINQPQRTETTIEKENCATKTLSITGEPIEDTYLQANQGGFYQQKTYYRSVPNIYQAGFDTCYIDLLEQFQARAYIITPIFCSSKLWGLLATYQNSDIREWREAEIKMVVQIGAQLGVAIQQAELLAQTQKQAAELKIAKESADAANSAKSEFLANMSHELRTPLNAILGFSQLMNRDRSLSTEYIQYLNIINRSGEHLLELINDILEMSKIEAGRMVLYENEFDLYNLLDNLEDMLQLKAQSKALKLTFQRDKTVPKFVKTDQSKLRQILINLIGNALKFTEKGNVILRVKVAGRERSNNEQKENTNIPSSFFLLPSSFFLQFEVEDTGPGIAPEDFDKLFEAFGQTATGLKSGQGTGLGLPISQKFVQLMGGEITVSSQLGQGAKFTFDIQASSVDRIESEKAQAINKKILGLAPNQLAHRILIVEDNPANRLLLVRLVSSLGFEVREAENGQQGIALWESWEPHLIWMDMRMPVIDGYEATKKIRAQSKSRETVIIALTASVFEEEQQLILSAGCDDMVRKPFKEQELLAKMSQYLGVNYLYENDGEDLITNSESEVCDFSRILQPETLQLMPKEWIKQLYLAASQGSDSLIYQLLEQIPAENSAIAKAIGDLVENFRFDKILELAQLTIS; translated from the coding sequence ATGTTGACAATCTTCGAGGAGTTCTTTTCATCAGGTCAGTTTATCCCTCACGGTAACAGTTACCTGTGGCAACCTCAACTGCTATGGCTTCACATTTTATCGAATTTGTCGATCGCGATCGCCTATTTCTCAATTCTGGCGATGTTAATCTATTTCGTATACAAGCGCAGGGATGTTCCGTTTCTACGGATATTTATTTTAGTTGGAGTATTTACCCTTCTCAGCGGTACAGGTCACTTGCTCGAAATTTTGACGCTATGGCATCCGCTTTACTGGTTGAGTGTGGTTGAGCAAGCGATGACCGGTTTGGTTTTCTGTTACACGGTAGCACAAATGGTAACGCTGCTACCTAAATTTTTTGCTCTGAGGAACTCAGAACAATTAGAAACTATTAACCAAGAATTAGAACACGAAATTGCTGAACGGCAAAAAGCAGAAGAAGCTCTCAAAAGTATTGTCGCTGCCACAGCTTCAGTAACGGGAGAGAAATTTTTCTCAGCTTTAACGCAATATCTAGCAAAAGCTCTGGACGTTCGCTATGCCTTTGTTGCCGAAATAGTGAGCAAGGAATCCCAGAAATTGAAAGCGCTGGCTTTCTGGAACGGTAACAATATTGAAGACAACTTTGAATATATATTATCCGATACTCCTTGCGAACTCGCGATCGAGCAAGCATCGCTGCAATATTTCCCAGAGCGAGTACAGGAACTTTTCCCAAAAGCTATAGATTTAAAGAAAATGGAAGCTATTTGCTATTTGGGTGTACCGCTACTTTCGGCGAAGGGAGAAGTAATTGGGATACTGTGTATCAACAGCGATCGGCCTTTGGTGAATGAGGAAAGCGCCAAGGCAATTATGAGAGTATTTGCTGGTAGAGCCACCGCTGAACTTCAGCGCCAGAGGGCAGAAAGTGCTAAGAACCGCGCCTATGAAGACTTAGAAAATCGGGTGCAAGAACGGACAGCAGAGCTAGTAGAAACAAATGCAATTTTAGAGACTGAAATTAGAGAAAAAGTTGTGGCAGAATCGGCTTTAAGAAAAAGCGATATCCGCCTACGCAAACAACAAGATGGGCTGCTAAAATTAGCAAAAAAACAAAGTATTTATGAGGGAAATATCCAGGGAGCTTTGAGGGAAATCACCGAAGTGGCAGCCCGGACTCTGAGCGTAGAAAGAGCTAGCGTGTGGTTTTATAGCGAGGGCAAATCAGAGATTTACTGTGCTGATTTGTACGAAGTTACTCCTAACAGGCACAGTCAAGGTACAAAACTTTCTGCTACTGACTATCCCAACTATTTTCAAGGTTTAGAAACAGACAGAGTGATTGTCGCCAACGACGCTCATACTCATCCGCGAACTCAAGAGTTTAGCGAATTATATTTAACTCCTCTATCAATTGCCTCTATGTTAGACACTCCGATTAATTTCAAGGGACAAAGTGTAGGAGTAATTTGTTTAGAACAGGTAGGAACGGCTAGAAATTGGGCAATTGAAGAGCAAAACTTTAGCAGTTATTTAGCTTATATGACTTCTCTAGCGATGGAGTCACGCGATCGCAAACGGGCAGAATTAGCTTTGCGGGAGACAGCAGAACGGGAAAAGGCAATTGCATTTATGATGCAGCGAATCCGCCAAACCTTAGAAATTGATAAGATTTTCAGCGCAGCAACCTCTGAACTGCGACAAGCGATCGACTGCGATCGCGTTGGAGTTTACCGTTTCAACCCTGACTGGAGTGGAAATTTCGTTGCTGAGTCAGTAGCATCAGGCTGGAAAGTCCTTTTAGATTCACCAATAAATCAGCCTCAGCGAACAGAAACAACTATAGAAAAAGAGAATTGTGCCACCAAAACATTAAGCATTACTGGGGAACCCATAGAAGATACTTACCTGCAAGCAAATCAAGGCGGTTTTTACCAACAAAAAACATATTATCGCTCCGTTCCCAATATTTACCAAGCCGGATTTGATACCTGTTACATCGACCTATTGGAGCAATTTCAGGCACGGGCTTACATCATCACTCCTATCTTTTGTAGCAGTAAACTTTGGGGCTTACTGGCAACTTATCAAAATTCCGATATTCGAGAGTGGCGGGAAGCAGAAATTAAAATGGTAGTTCAAATTGGCGCTCAATTAGGAGTTGCCATACAGCAAGCAGAATTGTTAGCTCAAACTCAAAAGCAAGCGGCAGAACTTAAAATAGCAAAGGAATCTGCTGATGCCGCTAACAGCGCCAAAAGCGAATTTCTTGCCAACATGAGCCACGAATTGAGAACTCCGCTCAACGCCATTCTTGGTTTTAGCCAACTGATGAACCGCGATCGATCGCTATCAACAGAGTACATACAATATCTAAATATTATCAACCGCAGCGGGGAGCATTTACTGGAATTAATTAACGATATTCTGGAAATGTCAAAAATCGAGGCGGGGCGCATGGTACTCTATGAAAATGAATTCGATCTCTACAACTTACTCGACAATCTTGAAGATATGCTCCAACTCAAAGCTCAATCTAAGGCTTTGAAACTGACTTTTCAGCGAGATAAAACAGTACCGAAATTTGTAAAAACAGACCAAAGCAAACTACGTCAGATCTTGATAAATTTGATAGGAAATGCACTAAAATTTACAGAAAAAGGTAACGTTATCCTGCGAGTAAAAGTTGCCGGCAGAGAAAGAAGTAATAACGAACAGAAAGAAAATACAAATATTCCTTCTTCCTTCTTCCTTCTTCCTTCTTCCTTCTTCCTTCAGTTTGAAGTTGAAGATACTGGCCCTGGTATTGCTCCAGAGGATTTCGACAAGTTATTTGAAGCCTTCGGACAAACCGCAACAGGTTTGAAATCAGGTCAAGGTACAGGCTTAGGCTTACCTATCAGTCAAAAGTTCGTACAATTGATGGGCGGAGAAATTACCGTTAGCAGCCAACTGGGTCAAGGTGCTAAATTTACCTTTGACATTCAGGCTAGTTCCGTTGATAGAATTGAGAGTGAGAAAGCTCAGGCTATCAATAAAAAAATCCTCGGTTTAGCGCCCAACCAACTGGCCCACCGAATTTTGATTGTCGAGGACAATCCTGCTAACCGCCTACTCCTAGTTCGGTTAGTCAGTTCACTAGGCTTTGAAGTGCGCGAAGCCGAAAATGGTCAACAAGGCATAGCCCTATGGGAAAGTTGGGAGCCGCACCTAATCTGGATGGACATGAGGATGCCCGTTATCGATGGATATGAAGCTACCAAAAAGATCAGAGCTCAGTCAAAGAGTCGCGAAACAGTAATTATTGCCTTAACTGCTAGCGTCTTTGAAGAAGAGCAACAACTGATTTTATCAGCAGGATGTGATGATATGGTGCGTAAACCTTTTAAAGAACAAGAGCTGCTAGCTAAAATGAGTCAATATTTAGGAGTGAATTACCTATACGAAAATGATGGGGAAGATCTAATCACAAATTCTGAAAGCGAAGTATGTGATTTTTCTAGAATCCTTCAGCCAGAAACCTTGCAATTAATGCCGAAGGAATGGATAAAACAGCTATATCTAGCTGCCTCTCAAGGCAGCGACTCTCTGATTTATCAGCTCCTTGAACAAATCCCCGCAGAAAATTCTGCTATTGCTAAAGCCATAGGTGACTTAGTTGAGAATTTCCGGTTTGATAAAATTCTAGAATTAGCTCAACTAAC
- a CDS encoding YiaA/YiaB family inner membrane protein, translated as MPQPIAQQKDTAAWVIQCWASFILALSATTFGIIYLPVDNWVKGFMGMGLTFSVGSSFTLAKTIRDNHEATRLTARIDEARVEKILADHHPLK; from the coding sequence ATGCCACAACCAATTGCACAGCAAAAAGATACAGCAGCTTGGGTGATTCAGTGTTGGGCTTCTTTTATTCTTGCCCTTTCCGCGACTACTTTTGGCATTATTTATTTGCCAGTCGATAACTGGGTAAAAGGGTTTATGGGGATGGGATTAACTTTCTCTGTCGGCTCCTCTTTTACGCTGGCAAAAACCATTAGAGATAACCACGAAGCTACAAGATTAACTGCTCGTATTGATGAAGCCAGAGTTGAGAAAATCCTCGCCGATCACCATCCTCTTAAATAA
- a CDS encoding TspO/MBR family protein, whose translation MIKSWMVIGGVAFLVALASSLIRPRDIKWFNRLQRPKWLVFEKAIPVIWTVIFICAAWSAVIVWEKEPGTSATWLRMGLYLLLELVTIAYTPVMCIVRSLKVGTIIGGTGAILSIIVALTIWPISTSAALLLLPYIVWSPIGTYTTWEMMNLNPADA comes from the coding sequence ATGATTAAATCGTGGATGGTAATTGGAGGCGTTGCCTTTTTAGTAGCCTTAGCTAGTAGTTTAATTAGACCTCGCGACATCAAGTGGTTCAACCGCTTGCAACGACCCAAATGGTTAGTGTTTGAAAAAGCAATTCCAGTTATTTGGACGGTAATTTTTATTTGTGCTGCTTGGTCAGCAGTTATCGTCTGGGAAAAAGAACCGGGAACTTCAGCAACTTGGCTGCGAATGGGATTGTACCTACTTTTAGAATTAGTAACAATAGCTTACACGCCTGTGATGTGCATTGTTCGCAGCCTCAAAGTTGGTACTATTATTGGGGGAACGGGTGCGATTTTAAGTATTATAGTAGCTCTGACTATCTGGCCAATTTCGACTTCTGCGGCCTTGCTGCTACTTCCTTATATAGTTTGGAGTCCCATTGGTACTTATACTACTTGGGAAATGATGAATCTTAATCCGGCAGATGCTTGA